The Vulpes lagopus strain Blue_001 chromosome 6, ASM1834538v1, whole genome shotgun sequence genome has a segment encoding these proteins:
- the ADCY4 gene encoding adenylate cyclase type 4 isoform X4, protein MARLFSPRPPPSEDLFYETYYSLSQQYPLLLLLLGIVLCALLAVLAVASASGRDLASDPGFLITVLCALGGFSLLLGLASCEQRLQRWTRPLSGLVWAALLGLGHAFLFTGGLVSAWDQVSFFLFVIFTVYAMLPLGMRDATAAGLASSLSHLVVLGLYLGPQPDSQPPLLPQLAANAVLFLCGNVAGAYHKALMERALRATFREALRSLHSRRRLDTEKKHQEHLLLSILPAYLAREMKAEIMARLQAGQGSRPESTNNFHSLYVKRHQGVSVLYADIVGFTRLASECSPKELVLMLNELFGKFDQIAKEHECMRIKILGDCYYCVSGLPLSLPDHAINCVRMGLDMCRAIRKLRAATGVDINMRVGVHSGSVLCGVIGLQKWQYDVWSHDVTLANHMEAGGVPGRVHITGATLALLAGAYAVEDAAMEHRDPYLRELGEPTYLVIDPRAEEEDEKGTAGGLLSSLEGPKMRPSVLMTRYLESWGAAKPFAHLSHLESPVSTSTPLPEKTLASFSPQWSLDRQWKQSKDFNPLTLYFREKELEKEYRLSALPAFKYYAACTFLVFISNFVIQMLVTNRPPALAITYSITFLLFLLLLFVCFSEHLTRCVLKGPKMLHWLPTLSGLVATRPGLRIALGTATILLVFVMAVTSLFFLPAASNCPFRAPNVSSVAFNLSWELPGSLPLISIPYSMHCCVLGFLSCSLFLHMSFELKLLLLLLWLGASCSLFLHSHAWLSDCLISHLYPDPLDSRPGVLKEPKLMGAISFFIFFFTLLVLARQNEYYCRLDFLWKKKLRQEQEETETMENLTRLLLENVLPAHVAPQFIGQNRRNEDLYHQSYECVCVLFASVPDFKEFYSESNINHEGLECLRLLNEIIADFDEASGWASEREEGESKKAWGHSLLSVQLLSKPKFSGVEKIKTIGSTYMAATGLNATSGQDAQQDDERSCSHLGTMVEFAVALGSKLDVINKHSFNNFRLRVGLNHGPVVAGVIGAQKPQYDIWGNTVNVASRMESTGVLGKIQVTEETAQVLQSLGYTCYSRGIIKVKGKGQLCTYFLNTDLTRTGPPSATLG, encoded by the exons ATGGCCCGCCTCTTCAGCCCCCGGCCGCCGCCCAGCGAGGACCTCTTCTACGAGACCTACTACAGCCTGAGCCAGCAGTacccgctgctgctgctgctgctggggatCGTGCTCTGCGCGCTCCTGGCCGTGCTGGCTGTGGCCTCGGCCAGCGGCAGG GATCTAGCCTCAGACCCAGGCTTCCTGATCACTGTGCTGTGTGCGCTCGGCGGCTTCTCACTGCTGCTGGGCCTGGCATCCTGCGAGCAACGGCTACAGCGCTGGACCCGTCCCCTGTCCGGCCTCGTGTGGGCAGCGCTCCTGGGGCTGGGCCATGCCTTCCTCTTCACTGGGGGCCTGGTGAGCGCCTGGGACCAG GTgtcctttttcctctttgtcaTCTTCACCGTGTACGCCATGTTGCCCTTGGGTATGCGGGATGCCACCGCCGCGGGCCTTGCCTCATCACTCTCCCACCTGGTGGTCCTTGGGCTGTACCTTGGGCCTCAGCCGGACTCCCAGCCCCCGCTACTGCCGCAG CTGGCAGCAAACGCGGTGCTGTTCTTGTGTGGGAATGTGGCCGGAGCGTACCACAAGGCGCTGATGGAGCGTGCGCTGCGCGCCACATTCCGGGAGGCACTTCGTTCGCTGCATTCACGCCGGCGGCTGGACACGGAGAAGAAGCACCAG GAACACCTTCTTTTGTCCATCCTTCCTGCCTACTTGGCTCgagagatgaaggcagagatcatgGCCCGGCTTCAGGCTGGACAGGGGTCACGGCCAGAGAGCACCAACAACTTCCATAGCCTCTATGTCAAGAGACACCAAGGAGTTAG CGTGCTCTATGCTGACATCGTGGGCTTCACACGGCTGGCCAGTGAGTGCTCCCCTAAGGAGTTGGTGCTTATGCTCAACGAGCTCTTTGGCAAGTTCGACCAGATTGCCAAG gAGCATGAATGCATGCGGATCAAGATCCTGGGAGACTGTTACTACTGTGTCTCTGGGCTACCGCTCTCCCTGCCAGACCACGCCATCAACTGCGTGCGCATGGGGCTGGACATGTGCCGGGCCATCAG GAAACTCCGGGCAGCCACCGGTGTGGACATCAACATGCGTGTGGGGGTGCATTCAGGCAGTGTGCTCTGCGGAGTCATCGGGCTGCAGAAGTGGCAGTATGATGTCTGGTCCCATGATGTCACCCTGGCCAACCACATGGAGGCGGGTGGCGTGCCAGG AAGAGTACATATTACAGGAGCTACCCTGGCCCTGCTGGCAGGGGCTTATGCTGTGGAGGATGCAGCCATGGAACACCGAGACCCATACCTTCGGGAGCTAGGGGAGCCTACCTACCTAGTCATCGATCCCCGG GCTGAGGAAGAGGATGAGAAGGGCACTGCAGGAGGGCTGCTATCCTCTCTCGAGGGCCCCAAAATGCGTCCCTCAGTGCTGATGACCCGCTACCTGGAGTCCTGGGGCGCAGCCAAGCCTTTTgcccacctgagccacctagagaGCCCCGTGtccacctccacccctctcccG GAGAAGACGCTGGCCTCCTTCAGCCCCCAGTGGAGCCTGGACCG ACAGTGGAAGCAGTCAAAGGACTTCAACCCACTGACACTGTACTTCAGagagaaggagctggagaaagag TATCGACTCTCTGCACTCCCTGCCTTCAAATACTATGCAGCCTGCACCTTCCTGGTTTTCATCTCCAATTTTGTCATCCAGATGCTGGTGACCAACAG GCCTCCAGCTCTGGCCATCACCTATAGCAtcaccttcctcctcttcctcctcctcctcttcgtCTGCTTCTCAGAACACCTGACG AGGTGTGTCTTGAAAGGCCCCAAGATGCTGCACTGGCTGCCCACACTGTCTGGCTTGGTGGCCACCCGGCCTGGACTGCGAATTGCCCTGGGCACTGCCACCATCCTCCTCGTTTTTGTCATGGCTGTTACCAGCCTG TTCTTCTTACCGGCAGCATCGAACTGTCCTTTCCGGGCTCCCAATGTGTCCTCTGTGGCTTTCAACCTCTCCTGGGAActccctgggtccctgcctctcatCAGCATCCCA TACTCTATGCACTGCTGCGTGCTGGGGTTCCTGTCCTGCTCCCTCTTCCTTCACATGAGCTTCGAGCTGAagttgctgctgcttctgctgtgGCTGGgggcctcctgctccctcttcctgCACTCCCATGCCTGGCTGTCCGACTGCCTCATCTCCCACCTCTATCCGGATCCCTTGGACTCCAG GCCAGGGGTACTGAAGGAGCCCAAACTGATGGGAGCTatctccttcttcatcttcttcttcacCCTCCTTGTCCTGGCTCGGCAG AATGAGTATTACTGCCGCCTGGACTTCCTGTGGAAGAAGAAGCTGcggcaggagcaggaggagacagagacaatGGAGAACCTGACTCGGCTGCTGTTGGAGAATGTGCTCCCTGCTCACGTGGCCCCCCAGTTCATTGGTCAGAACCGGCGCAACGAG GACCTCTACCACCAGTCCTACGAGTGTGTCTGTGTCCTCTTCGCCTCAGTTCCAGACTTTAAGGAGTTTTACTCTGAATCCAACATCAACCACGAGGGTCTAGAGTGCCTGCGGCTGCTCAATGAGATAATTGCTGATTTTGATGAG GCCTCGGGCTGGGCttctgagagggaggagggagagagcaagaaagccTGGGGACACAGCCTCCTTTCTGTACAGCTTCTCTCAAAGCCCAAGTTTAGTGGGGTGGAGAAGATCAAAACCATTGGCAGCACCTACATGGCAGCTACAGGCTTAAATGCCACCTCTGGACAGGACGCACAGCAG GATGATGAGCGAAGCTGCAGCCACCTGGGCACCATGGTGGAGTTTGCAGTGGCCCTTGGATCAAAGCTGGATGTCATCAATAAGCACTCATTTAACAACTTCCGCTTACGTGTGG
- the ADCY4 gene encoding adenylate cyclase type 4 isoform X2 produces MARLFSPRPPPSEDLFYETYYSLSQQYPLLLLLLGIVLCALLAVLAVASASGRDLASDPGFLITVLCALGGFSLLLGLASCEQRLQRWTRPLSGLVWAALLGLGHAFLFTGGLVSAWDQVSFFLFVIFTVYAMLPLGMRDATAAGLASSLSHLVVLGLYLGPQPDSQPPLLPQLAANAVLFLCGNVAGAYHKALMERALRATFREALRSLHSRRRLDTEKKHQEHLLLSILPAYLAREMKAEIMARLQAGQGSRPESTNNFHSLYVKRHQGVSVLYADIVGFTRLASECSPKELVLMLNELFGKFDQIAKEHECMRIKILGDCYYCVSGLPLSLPDHAINCVRMGLDMCRAIRKLRAATGVDINMRVGVHSGSVLCGVIGLQKWQYDVWSHDVTLANHMEAGGVPGRVHITGATLALLAGAYAVEDAAMEHRDPYLRELGEPTYLVIDPRAEEEDEKGTAGGLLSSLEGPKMRPSVLMTRYLESWGAAKPFAHLSHLESPVSTSTPLPEKTLASFSPQWSLDRSRTPRGLDDDLDTGDAKFFQVIEQLNSQKQWKQSKDFNPLTLYFREKELEKEYRLSALPAFKYYAACTFLVFISNFVIQMLVTNRPPALAITYSITFLLFLLLLFVCFSEHLTRCVLKGPKMLHWLPTLSGLVATRPGLRIALGTATILLVFVMAVTSLFFLPAASNCPFRAPNVSSVAFNLSWELPGSLPLISIPYSMHCCVLGFLSCSLFLHMSFELKLLLLLLWLGASCSLFLHSHAWLSDCLISHLYPDPLDSRPGVLKEPKLMGAISFFIFFFTLLVLARQNEYYCRLDFLWKKKLRQEQEETETMENLTRLLLENVLPAHVAPQFIGQNRRNEDLYHQSYECVCVLFASVPDFKEFYSESNINHEGLECLRLLNEIIADFDEASGWASEREEGESKKAWGHSLLSVQLLSKPKFSGVEKIKTIGSTYMAATGLNATSGQDAQQDDERSCSHLGTMVEFAVALGSKLDVINKHSFNNFRLRVGLNHGPVVAGVIGAQKPQYDIWGNTVNVASRMVTEETAQVLQSLGYTCYSRGIIKVKGKGQLCTYFLNTDLTRTGPPSATLG; encoded by the exons ATGGCCCGCCTCTTCAGCCCCCGGCCGCCGCCCAGCGAGGACCTCTTCTACGAGACCTACTACAGCCTGAGCCAGCAGTacccgctgctgctgctgctgctggggatCGTGCTCTGCGCGCTCCTGGCCGTGCTGGCTGTGGCCTCGGCCAGCGGCAGG GATCTAGCCTCAGACCCAGGCTTCCTGATCACTGTGCTGTGTGCGCTCGGCGGCTTCTCACTGCTGCTGGGCCTGGCATCCTGCGAGCAACGGCTACAGCGCTGGACCCGTCCCCTGTCCGGCCTCGTGTGGGCAGCGCTCCTGGGGCTGGGCCATGCCTTCCTCTTCACTGGGGGCCTGGTGAGCGCCTGGGACCAG GTgtcctttttcctctttgtcaTCTTCACCGTGTACGCCATGTTGCCCTTGGGTATGCGGGATGCCACCGCCGCGGGCCTTGCCTCATCACTCTCCCACCTGGTGGTCCTTGGGCTGTACCTTGGGCCTCAGCCGGACTCCCAGCCCCCGCTACTGCCGCAG CTGGCAGCAAACGCGGTGCTGTTCTTGTGTGGGAATGTGGCCGGAGCGTACCACAAGGCGCTGATGGAGCGTGCGCTGCGCGCCACATTCCGGGAGGCACTTCGTTCGCTGCATTCACGCCGGCGGCTGGACACGGAGAAGAAGCACCAG GAACACCTTCTTTTGTCCATCCTTCCTGCCTACTTGGCTCgagagatgaaggcagagatcatgGCCCGGCTTCAGGCTGGACAGGGGTCACGGCCAGAGAGCACCAACAACTTCCATAGCCTCTATGTCAAGAGACACCAAGGAGTTAG CGTGCTCTATGCTGACATCGTGGGCTTCACACGGCTGGCCAGTGAGTGCTCCCCTAAGGAGTTGGTGCTTATGCTCAACGAGCTCTTTGGCAAGTTCGACCAGATTGCCAAG gAGCATGAATGCATGCGGATCAAGATCCTGGGAGACTGTTACTACTGTGTCTCTGGGCTACCGCTCTCCCTGCCAGACCACGCCATCAACTGCGTGCGCATGGGGCTGGACATGTGCCGGGCCATCAG GAAACTCCGGGCAGCCACCGGTGTGGACATCAACATGCGTGTGGGGGTGCATTCAGGCAGTGTGCTCTGCGGAGTCATCGGGCTGCAGAAGTGGCAGTATGATGTCTGGTCCCATGATGTCACCCTGGCCAACCACATGGAGGCGGGTGGCGTGCCAGG AAGAGTACATATTACAGGAGCTACCCTGGCCCTGCTGGCAGGGGCTTATGCTGTGGAGGATGCAGCCATGGAACACCGAGACCCATACCTTCGGGAGCTAGGGGAGCCTACCTACCTAGTCATCGATCCCCGG GCTGAGGAAGAGGATGAGAAGGGCACTGCAGGAGGGCTGCTATCCTCTCTCGAGGGCCCCAAAATGCGTCCCTCAGTGCTGATGACCCGCTACCTGGAGTCCTGGGGCGCAGCCAAGCCTTTTgcccacctgagccacctagagaGCCCCGTGtccacctccacccctctcccG GAGAAGACGCTGGCCTCCTTCAGCCCCCAGTGGAGCCTGGACCG GAGCCGTACCCCCCGGGGACTAGATGATGACCTGGACACTGGGGACGCCAAGTTCTTCCAGGTCATCGAacagctcaactctcagaa ACAGTGGAAGCAGTCAAAGGACTTCAACCCACTGACACTGTACTTCAGagagaaggagctggagaaagag TATCGACTCTCTGCACTCCCTGCCTTCAAATACTATGCAGCCTGCACCTTCCTGGTTTTCATCTCCAATTTTGTCATCCAGATGCTGGTGACCAACAG GCCTCCAGCTCTGGCCATCACCTATAGCAtcaccttcctcctcttcctcctcctcctcttcgtCTGCTTCTCAGAACACCTGACG AGGTGTGTCTTGAAAGGCCCCAAGATGCTGCACTGGCTGCCCACACTGTCTGGCTTGGTGGCCACCCGGCCTGGACTGCGAATTGCCCTGGGCACTGCCACCATCCTCCTCGTTTTTGTCATGGCTGTTACCAGCCTG TTCTTCTTACCGGCAGCATCGAACTGTCCTTTCCGGGCTCCCAATGTGTCCTCTGTGGCTTTCAACCTCTCCTGGGAActccctgggtccctgcctctcatCAGCATCCCA TACTCTATGCACTGCTGCGTGCTGGGGTTCCTGTCCTGCTCCCTCTTCCTTCACATGAGCTTCGAGCTGAagttgctgctgcttctgctgtgGCTGGgggcctcctgctccctcttcctgCACTCCCATGCCTGGCTGTCCGACTGCCTCATCTCCCACCTCTATCCGGATCCCTTGGACTCCAG GCCAGGGGTACTGAAGGAGCCCAAACTGATGGGAGCTatctccttcttcatcttcttcttcacCCTCCTTGTCCTGGCTCGGCAG AATGAGTATTACTGCCGCCTGGACTTCCTGTGGAAGAAGAAGCTGcggcaggagcaggaggagacagagacaatGGAGAACCTGACTCGGCTGCTGTTGGAGAATGTGCTCCCTGCTCACGTGGCCCCCCAGTTCATTGGTCAGAACCGGCGCAACGAG GACCTCTACCACCAGTCCTACGAGTGTGTCTGTGTCCTCTTCGCCTCAGTTCCAGACTTTAAGGAGTTTTACTCTGAATCCAACATCAACCACGAGGGTCTAGAGTGCCTGCGGCTGCTCAATGAGATAATTGCTGATTTTGATGAG GCCTCGGGCTGGGCttctgagagggaggagggagagagcaagaaagccTGGGGACACAGCCTCCTTTCTGTACAGCTTCTCTCAAAGCCCAAGTTTAGTGGGGTGGAGAAGATCAAAACCATTGGCAGCACCTACATGGCAGCTACAGGCTTAAATGCCACCTCTGGACAGGACGCACAGCAG GATGATGAGCGAAGCTGCAGCCACCTGGGCACCATGGTGGAGTTTGCAGTGGCCCTTGGATCAAAGCTGGATGTCATCAATAAGCACTCATTTAACAACTTCCGCTTACGTGTGG
- the ADCY4 gene encoding adenylate cyclase type 4 isoform X5 — MARLFSPRPPPSEDLFYETYYSLSQQYPLLLLLLGIVLCALLAVLAVASASGRDLASDPGFLITVLCALGGFSLLLGLASCEQRLQRWTRPLSGLVWAALLGLGHAFLFTGGLVSAWDQVSFFLFVIFTVYAMLPLGMRDATAAGLASSLSHLVVLGLYLGPQPDSQPPLLPQLAANAVLFLCGNVAGAYHKALMERALRATFREALRSLHSRRRLDTEKKHQEHLLLSILPAYLAREMKAEIMARLQAGQGSRPESTNNFHSLYVKRHQGVSVLYADIVGFTRLASECSPKELVLMLNELFGKFDQIAKEHECMRIKILGDCYYCVSGLPLSLPDHAINCVRMGLDMCRAIRRVHITGATLALLAGAYAVEDAAMEHRDPYLRELGEPTYLVIDPRAEEEDEKGTAGGLLSSLEGPKMRPSVLMTRYLESWGAAKPFAHLSHLESPVSTSTPLPEKTLASFSPQWSLDRSRTPRGLDDDLDTGDAKFFQVIEQLNSQKQWKQSKDFNPLTLYFREKELEKEYRLSALPAFKYYAACTFLVFISNFVIQMLVTNRPPALAITYSITFLLFLLLLFVCFSEHLTRCVLKGPKMLHWLPTLSGLVATRPGLRIALGTATILLVFVMAVTSLFFLPAASNCPFRAPNVSSVAFNLSWELPGSLPLISIPYSMHCCVLGFLSCSLFLHMSFELKLLLLLLWLGASCSLFLHSHAWLSDCLISHLYPDPLDSRPGVLKEPKLMGAISFFIFFFTLLVLARQNEYYCRLDFLWKKKLRQEQEETETMENLTRLLLENVLPAHVAPQFIGQNRRNEDLYHQSYECVCVLFASVPDFKEFYSESNINHEGLECLRLLNEIIADFDEASGWASEREEGESKKAWGHSLLSVQLLSKPKFSGVEKIKTIGSTYMAATGLNATSGQDAQQDDERSCSHLGTMVEFAVALGSKLDVINKHSFNNFRLRVGLNHGPVVAGVIGAQKPQYDIWGNTVNVASRMESTGVLGKIQVTEETAQVLQSLGYTCYSRGIIKVKGKGQLCTYFLNTDLTRTGPPSATLG; from the exons ATGGCCCGCCTCTTCAGCCCCCGGCCGCCGCCCAGCGAGGACCTCTTCTACGAGACCTACTACAGCCTGAGCCAGCAGTacccgctgctgctgctgctgctggggatCGTGCTCTGCGCGCTCCTGGCCGTGCTGGCTGTGGCCTCGGCCAGCGGCAGG GATCTAGCCTCAGACCCAGGCTTCCTGATCACTGTGCTGTGTGCGCTCGGCGGCTTCTCACTGCTGCTGGGCCTGGCATCCTGCGAGCAACGGCTACAGCGCTGGACCCGTCCCCTGTCCGGCCTCGTGTGGGCAGCGCTCCTGGGGCTGGGCCATGCCTTCCTCTTCACTGGGGGCCTGGTGAGCGCCTGGGACCAG GTgtcctttttcctctttgtcaTCTTCACCGTGTACGCCATGTTGCCCTTGGGTATGCGGGATGCCACCGCCGCGGGCCTTGCCTCATCACTCTCCCACCTGGTGGTCCTTGGGCTGTACCTTGGGCCTCAGCCGGACTCCCAGCCCCCGCTACTGCCGCAG CTGGCAGCAAACGCGGTGCTGTTCTTGTGTGGGAATGTGGCCGGAGCGTACCACAAGGCGCTGATGGAGCGTGCGCTGCGCGCCACATTCCGGGAGGCACTTCGTTCGCTGCATTCACGCCGGCGGCTGGACACGGAGAAGAAGCACCAG GAACACCTTCTTTTGTCCATCCTTCCTGCCTACTTGGCTCgagagatgaaggcagagatcatgGCCCGGCTTCAGGCTGGACAGGGGTCACGGCCAGAGAGCACCAACAACTTCCATAGCCTCTATGTCAAGAGACACCAAGGAGTTAG CGTGCTCTATGCTGACATCGTGGGCTTCACACGGCTGGCCAGTGAGTGCTCCCCTAAGGAGTTGGTGCTTATGCTCAACGAGCTCTTTGGCAAGTTCGACCAGATTGCCAAG gAGCATGAATGCATGCGGATCAAGATCCTGGGAGACTGTTACTACTGTGTCTCTGGGCTACCGCTCTCCCTGCCAGACCACGCCATCAACTGCGTGCGCATGGGGCTGGACATGTGCCGGGCCATCAG AAGAGTACATATTACAGGAGCTACCCTGGCCCTGCTGGCAGGGGCTTATGCTGTGGAGGATGCAGCCATGGAACACCGAGACCCATACCTTCGGGAGCTAGGGGAGCCTACCTACCTAGTCATCGATCCCCGG GCTGAGGAAGAGGATGAGAAGGGCACTGCAGGAGGGCTGCTATCCTCTCTCGAGGGCCCCAAAATGCGTCCCTCAGTGCTGATGACCCGCTACCTGGAGTCCTGGGGCGCAGCCAAGCCTTTTgcccacctgagccacctagagaGCCCCGTGtccacctccacccctctcccG GAGAAGACGCTGGCCTCCTTCAGCCCCCAGTGGAGCCTGGACCG GAGCCGTACCCCCCGGGGACTAGATGATGACCTGGACACTGGGGACGCCAAGTTCTTCCAGGTCATCGAacagctcaactctcagaa ACAGTGGAAGCAGTCAAAGGACTTCAACCCACTGACACTGTACTTCAGagagaaggagctggagaaagag TATCGACTCTCTGCACTCCCTGCCTTCAAATACTATGCAGCCTGCACCTTCCTGGTTTTCATCTCCAATTTTGTCATCCAGATGCTGGTGACCAACAG GCCTCCAGCTCTGGCCATCACCTATAGCAtcaccttcctcctcttcctcctcctcctcttcgtCTGCTTCTCAGAACACCTGACG AGGTGTGTCTTGAAAGGCCCCAAGATGCTGCACTGGCTGCCCACACTGTCTGGCTTGGTGGCCACCCGGCCTGGACTGCGAATTGCCCTGGGCACTGCCACCATCCTCCTCGTTTTTGTCATGGCTGTTACCAGCCTG TTCTTCTTACCGGCAGCATCGAACTGTCCTTTCCGGGCTCCCAATGTGTCCTCTGTGGCTTTCAACCTCTCCTGGGAActccctgggtccctgcctctcatCAGCATCCCA TACTCTATGCACTGCTGCGTGCTGGGGTTCCTGTCCTGCTCCCTCTTCCTTCACATGAGCTTCGAGCTGAagttgctgctgcttctgctgtgGCTGGgggcctcctgctccctcttcctgCACTCCCATGCCTGGCTGTCCGACTGCCTCATCTCCCACCTCTATCCGGATCCCTTGGACTCCAG GCCAGGGGTACTGAAGGAGCCCAAACTGATGGGAGCTatctccttcttcatcttcttcttcacCCTCCTTGTCCTGGCTCGGCAG AATGAGTATTACTGCCGCCTGGACTTCCTGTGGAAGAAGAAGCTGcggcaggagcaggaggagacagagacaatGGAGAACCTGACTCGGCTGCTGTTGGAGAATGTGCTCCCTGCTCACGTGGCCCCCCAGTTCATTGGTCAGAACCGGCGCAACGAG GACCTCTACCACCAGTCCTACGAGTGTGTCTGTGTCCTCTTCGCCTCAGTTCCAGACTTTAAGGAGTTTTACTCTGAATCCAACATCAACCACGAGGGTCTAGAGTGCCTGCGGCTGCTCAATGAGATAATTGCTGATTTTGATGAG GCCTCGGGCTGGGCttctgagagggaggagggagagagcaagaaagccTGGGGACACAGCCTCCTTTCTGTACAGCTTCTCTCAAAGCCCAAGTTTAGTGGGGTGGAGAAGATCAAAACCATTGGCAGCACCTACATGGCAGCTACAGGCTTAAATGCCACCTCTGGACAGGACGCACAGCAG GATGATGAGCGAAGCTGCAGCCACCTGGGCACCATGGTGGAGTTTGCAGTGGCCCTTGGATCAAAGCTGGATGTCATCAATAAGCACTCATTTAACAACTTCCGCTTACGTGTGG